The following proteins are co-located in the Flectobacillus major DSM 103 genome:
- a CDS encoding DUF4136 domain-containing protein — protein sequence MKRIFALLVIAYLAGACSRQKFAVQANNDHVMSHNFNQTYQVIISQSESLLATQNQSAILEEIDNQMKARGFRKSEQSPDIIIVFSLYENKLKIKDSRKLDEDLPEYSTRRVTLKGGTLMIQMIDENLNKSIWLGMASGFLKPKTTLEERQIKALTRSILDEYKTVAYGYLPRN from the coding sequence ATGAAAAGGATATTCGCATTATTGGTAATAGCCTATTTGGCAGGAGCTTGTAGCAGACAAAAGTTTGCTGTACAAGCCAACAATGACCATGTAATGAGTCATAATTTTAATCAAACATATCAGGTAATCATTAGCCAAAGCGAATCGCTATTGGCTACCCAAAATCAATCGGCTATTTTGGAAGAGATAGACAATCAAATGAAAGCAAGGGGTTTTCGTAAATCAGAGCAGTCTCCCGATATTATTATTGTTTTTTCTTTGTATGAAAATAAGTTGAAAATTAAGGATAGTCGCAAACTTGATGAAGACCTTCCCGAATACTCGACCCGTAGAGTAACCCTCAAAGGCGGAACACTCATGATTCAGATGATAGATGAAAACCTCAATAAATCTATTTGGTTGGGTATGGCATCGGGTTTTCTGAAACCTAAAACAACCTTAGAAGAACGACAAATAAAAGCACTTACTAGAAGTATTTTGGACGAATACAAAACGGTAGCATACGGTTATTTGCCCAGAAATTAA
- a CDS encoding cupin domain-containing protein, translated as MENSLKNARYWVEKFNMLSHPEGGYFAETYRSSENIPQSVLPQRFKGNRCFSTGIYFLLENHHFSAFHRIESDEMWHFYAGGPLDIYVIDKNGVLNIIKLGNNPDHDEVFQAVVPAGCWFASKPHINSPYSLVGCTVAPGFDFDGFELADRATLIDLYPQYQSIISLLTR; from the coding sequence ATGGAAAATTCTCTTAAAAATGCTCGCTATTGGGTAGAAAAATTTAATATGTTGTCGCATCCTGAGGGCGGATATTTTGCCGAAACGTATCGTTCTTCCGAAAATATTCCACAATCGGTACTTCCCCAAAGGTTTAAAGGCAATAGGTGCTTTTCGACAGGTATTTATTTTCTTTTAGAAAATCATCATTTTTCGGCTTTTCATCGAATTGAGTCTGATGAAATGTGGCATTTTTATGCTGGTGGGCCATTAGATATTTATGTGATTGATAAAAATGGCGTATTGAATATCATAAAACTAGGAAACAACCCTGACCACGACGAAGTATTTCAGGCTGTTGTACCTGCGGGTTGTTGGTTTGCATCAAAGCCCCATATCAATAGCCCTTATTCGTTGGTGGGCTGTACGGTTGCCCCTGGTTTTGATTTTGATGGCTTTGAATTAGCCGATAGGGCTACACTCATCGATTTATACCCTCAGTACCAAAGCATCATTTCGTTGCTCACTCGATAA
- a CDS encoding RNA polymerase sigma factor — protein sequence MEQTLYIDRHLHLVEACRRGERKAQYEIYRLYAKSMFNVAVRILNHVGEAEDVLQDAFLDAFTKINDFRQTSTFGAWLKQIVINRALNQLRQRKAEIIDIEGVADDVEDEVYDDEAIDWEVARLQQAIHQLPDGFRTVLSLYLFEGYDHEEIAEILGVAESTSRTQYIRAKKRLLEILKKA from the coding sequence CTGGAACAAACACTTTACATAGACCGACATCTACATTTGGTTGAGGCTTGCCGCAGGGGCGAACGCAAGGCTCAGTATGAAATATATCGGCTTTATGCTAAGTCGATGTTTAATGTTGCTGTCAGAATTCTAAACCACGTGGGAGAAGCAGAAGACGTTCTGCAAGATGCATTTTTGGATGCTTTTACCAAAATTAATGATTTTCGACAAACTAGCACCTTTGGGGCTTGGCTCAAGCAAATTGTAATCAATAGAGCCTTGAACCAACTCCGACAGCGAAAAGCCGAAATTATTGATATAGAAGGAGTAGCCGACGATGTAGAAGACGAAGTATATGACGACGAAGCAATAGACTGGGAGGTGGCTCGTTTACAGCAGGCTATCCATCAATTGCCCGACGGATTTAGAACCGTACTAAGCCTATATCTTTTTGAAGGATACGACCATGAGGAAATTGCCGAGATTTTGGGCGTAGCTGAGTCTACCTCACGTACGCAATATATCAGAGCTAAAAAACGACTTTTAGAAATTTTAAAAAAGGCATAA
- the recF gene encoding DNA replication/repair protein RecF (All proteins in this family for which functions are known are DNA-binding proteins that assist the filamentation of RecA onto DNA for the initiation of recombination or recombinational repair.) translates to MYLQRISLTNFKSYEFGNFDFSKRINCIVGENGSGKTNLLDAIYFLALTKSSISTQDVLCINHEAEYMMIDGIFANIDANTNKEAQITCSFQRGQKKAVLHDKKPYEKLSEHIGKFPVVLLSPNDTDIVREGSEERRKFFDGVIAQLDHEYLENLLLYNRILAQRNSLLKQFAEKNYFDADLLDIYSDPLVEYALKIHATRLVFLAKFLPIFKKHYANLSESREEVSLVYESEVMQEGFENIFGKNRQRDLAAQRTTMGIHKDDFLFEINNFTLKKFGSQGQQKSYVIALKLAQFELLASEKGFQPILLLDDIFDKLDDRRIQQLIEMMIDGTFEQVFLTDARPERTQQLLNHLNVPIQYFDVTKK, encoded by the coding sequence ATGTACTTACAACGAATCAGTTTAACCAATTTTAAAAGCTACGAATTCGGCAATTTTGACTTTTCAAAAAGGATAAACTGTATCGTTGGGGAAAACGGAAGTGGCAAAACCAACTTGCTCGATGCCATTTATTTCTTGGCTCTAACTAAAAGCTCGATAAGTACTCAAGACGTTCTGTGTATCAATCATGAGGCCGAATATATGATGATTGATGGTATTTTTGCTAATATAGATGCCAATACCAATAAAGAAGCTCAGATTACATGCTCATTTCAGAGAGGACAAAAGAAGGCCGTGCTTCACGATAAAAAACCTTACGAAAAACTTTCTGAGCATATAGGCAAATTTCCTGTGGTTTTACTTTCACCCAACGACACCGATATTGTACGAGAAGGAAGCGAAGAACGCAGAAAATTTTTTGATGGTGTTATTGCTCAACTCGACCATGAGTATTTAGAAAATCTTTTGCTTTACAATCGAATTTTAGCTCAACGAAACTCTTTATTGAAACAATTTGCTGAAAAAAACTACTTTGATGCCGATTTATTAGATATTTATTCCGACCCACTGGTCGAATATGCCCTAAAAATTCATGCTACTCGTTTGGTTTTTTTGGCAAAATTTCTTCCTATTTTCAAAAAACACTATGCCAATCTTTCTGAAAGCCGTGAAGAAGTTTCACTGGTATATGAATCGGAAGTGATGCAGGAGGGCTTTGAAAATATTTTTGGGAAAAATCGCCAACGAGATTTGGCCGCCCAACGAACTACCATGGGTATTCATAAAGACGATTTTCTTTTTGAAATCAATAATTTCACCTTAAAGAAGTTTGGTTCGCAAGGCCAGCAAAAATCGTATGTAATAGCCTTAAAGTTGGCTCAATTTGAGCTATTAGCTTCTGAGAAGGGATTTCAGCCTATTTTATTACTCGACGATATTTTCGATAAGCTCGATGACAGAAGGATTCAGCAACTCATAGAAATGATGATTGATGGTACTTTCGAGCAGGTATTTCTTACCGATGCCCGCCCCGAAAGAACCCAGCAACTACTCAATCATTTGAATGTACCTATTCAGTACTTTGATGTCACTAAGAAATAG
- the pdhA gene encoding pyruvate dehydrogenase (acetyl-transferring) E1 component subunit alpha translates to MAKKAENKVKYSKETYMYWYESMVLQRKFEERAGQLYGQQKIRGFCHLYIGQEACSSGAASALREGDKYITAYRDHGIPLALGSDPNTIMAELFGKATGISKGKGGSMHIFDKSVGFVGGHGIVGAQIPLGAGLAFAEKYKKTGNLCICYFGDGAVRQGALHEAFNMAMTWKLPAIFVVENNGYAMGTSVTRTSNVTDLYTIGEAYDMPSEPVDGMNVEAVHEAVARAAERARAGEGPTFLEFKTYRYRGHSMSDPQKYRTKEEVEAYKMRDPIEQVKKSILDNEFATEEELAAIDAAIKVRVEASVKFSEESPWPDPSEAYKDVYVEEYPFPVE, encoded by the coding sequence ATGGCAAAGAAAGCTGAAAACAAAGTAAAATACTCGAAAGAGACCTACATGTACTGGTACGAGTCGATGGTACTCCAACGTAAATTTGAAGAACGTGCAGGACAATTGTATGGTCAGCAAAAAATTCGTGGTTTTTGTCACCTTTATATCGGTCAAGAAGCTTGTTCTTCAGGAGCTGCCTCGGCACTTCGTGAAGGTGATAAGTATATTACTGCTTACCGTGACCACGGTATTCCATTGGCTTTGGGTTCAGACCCTAACACAATCATGGCTGAGCTTTTTGGAAAAGCAACGGGTATTTCAAAAGGAAAAGGTGGTTCAATGCACATTTTTGATAAATCAGTTGGATTTGTAGGTGGGCATGGTATCGTAGGAGCTCAAATTCCTTTGGGGGCAGGTTTGGCTTTTGCTGAAAAATACAAGAAAACTGGTAACCTTTGCATTTGTTACTTTGGTGACGGTGCTGTTCGTCAGGGAGCTTTGCACGAAGCATTTAACATGGCTATGACTTGGAAACTACCTGCTATTTTTGTGGTAGAAAACAACGGATACGCTATGGGTACTTCCGTAACACGTACTTCTAACGTAACTGACCTTTATACTATTGGGGAGGCTTATGATATGCCATCTGAGCCTGTCGATGGTATGAATGTAGAGGCTGTACACGAGGCAGTTGCCCGTGCAGCTGAGCGTGCTAGAGCTGGTGAAGGACCAACTTTCTTAGAATTCAAAACGTATCGTTATAGAGGACACTCAATGTCTGACCCTCAAAAATACCGTACTAAAGAAGAGGTTGAAGCCTACAAAATGCGTGACCCAATCGAGCAAGTGAAAAAATCTATCTTAGATAATGAATTTGCTACAGAAGAGGAATTGGCTGCTATTGATGCTGCTATCAAAGTAAGAGTTGAAGCTTCGGTGAAATTCTCGGAAGAGTCGCCTTGGCCAGACCCATCTGAAGCATACAAAGATGTTTATGTAGAGGAATATCCATTTCCTGTAGAATAA
- a CDS encoding arsenate reductase — translation MYKIYGIPNCDTVKKAITWLKDNNIPYEFHNFKKEGITIEKLQEWLEKYPWETLVNKAGTTWKKLEDAQKATDQASAIELMLHQTSVIKRPILESDTVIAVGFKPEIYQSIFQS, via the coding sequence ATGTACAAAATATATGGCATTCCTAACTGTGATACCGTAAAAAAGGCTATCACTTGGCTAAAAGACAACAATATTCCTTACGAATTTCATAATTTTAAGAAGGAGGGTATTACAATAGAAAAACTCCAAGAATGGTTAGAAAAATACCCTTGGGAAACATTGGTCAATAAAGCTGGCACAACTTGGAAAAAACTAGAAGATGCTCAAAAAGCCACAGACCAAGCTTCGGCTATAGAACTGATGCTTCATCAAACATCGGTGATAAAAAGACCTATCCTTGAATCAGATACCGTTATAGCAGTTGGGTTTAAGCCCGAAATTTACCAAAGTATCTTTCAGTCGTAA